One window of the Hyperolius riggenbachi isolate aHypRig1 chromosome 5, aHypRig1.pri, whole genome shotgun sequence genome contains the following:
- the PPP1R3G gene encoding protein phosphatase 1 regulatory subunit 3G, with amino-acid sequence MQEQRFCLQANMHGNAGEQLSATLTTEQQSNTFQRLDNCEAQPRAALEQPLLTNLHQQYLVSVGDDLEQQQDMNEELHGATGVQELQYNAPRLEISPVAPQLGEESLLQQTDSATGVEALYCPGCQEIAILEEEDPQTELQGKLSSLHLGEHKAYLKRKAYSFNRERGAFQSFPSHDVRLPISDIRYPEHLATEESPRRRARSLPWNSIPEVEEEEDSLLCCCKLKKRVQFADSLGLTLTSVKHFLPSDEPQVPPAVLARLQSFPPTVSAQRTEQLLQDELISADLAPSSSTPVELLERLNEQGMCLEKVSSSSFGVRGYVLVKDPGENAQEEGLSRHYMIGRGSKKTFQCY; translated from the exons ATGCAAGAGCAGCGCTTTTGCTTGCAGGCTAACATGCACGGGAATGCAGGGGAGCAGCTGTCTGCTACACTGACCACTGAGCAACAAAGTAACACTTTCCAGCGTCTAGATAACTGTGAAGCGCAGCCCCGCGCGGCTCTGGAGCAGCCCCTGCTTACTAACCTGCACCAGCAGTACCTGGTTTCAGTGGGTGATGACTTGGAGCAACAACAGGACATGAATGAGGAATTGCATGGAGCTACAGGAGTGCAAGAGCTTCAATATAATGCCCCCAGACTAGAGATCTCTCCTGTTGCTCCTCAGTTAGGAGAAGAAAGTTTGCTGCAGCAGACAGACTCAGCTACTGGGGTTGAGGCTCTGTATTGCCCTGGATGCCAGGAGATTGCAATCCTGGAGGAAGAGGATCCTCAAACAGAGCTCCAGGGCAAACTAAGTTCACTGCATTTGGGCGAACATAAAGCTTACTTGAAGAGGAAAGCCTACAGTTTTAATAGGGAAAGAGGGGCGTTCCAGTCATTTCCCAGCCATGATGTCAGACTTCCCATTAGTGACATCAGATATCCAGAACACCTTGCTACAGAGGAATCGCCTCGCAGAAGAGCTCGGTCATTGCCATGGAACTCTATCCccgaggtggaggaagaggaagactCTCTTTTGTGTTGCTGCAAATTAAAGAAGAGGGTGCAATTTGCAGATTCCCTTGGGCTGACCCTGACCAGTGTCAAGCACTTCTTGCCTTCTGATGAACCGCAGGTACCTCCGGCTGTGTTAGCCAGGCTGCAGAGCTTCCCTCCAACTGTGAGTGCACAAAGGACTGAACAACTTCTTCAGGATGAACTTATCAGTGCAGACCTGGCACCTTCAAGTTCTACCCCTGTGGAATTACTTGAAAGACTAAATGAACAAGGAATGTGTCTGGAAAAGGTTTCCTCTTCTAGCTTCGGAGTTCGAGGCTATGTTCTAGTGAAGGACCCAGGAGAGAATGCTCAG GAAGAAGGACTGAGCAGACATTACATGATAGGAAGAGGATCAAAGAAAACATTTCAGTGCTATTGA